A stretch of the Aegilops tauschii subsp. strangulata cultivar AL8/78 chromosome 4, Aet v6.0, whole genome shotgun sequence genome encodes the following:
- the LOC109740239 gene encoding E3 ubiquitin-protein ligase SINA-like 4, with protein sequence MVAATVGSGGGLRRGGYGVGGVGRQARRRWRACGSTATECKGGHLACADCHVEHPGNQRQCHKCEHGGGFDVRNTAVDTVLSSVRVECPHEGCGLYVTYHKLADHQSVCPLAPCKCPVTVCGYKGPLPALSHHISTVHPMPVHRIQYGKVLQLQVPLSEPRLLLFTEEDGRAFFLVSGVLDISVPIAVLVVCIRAGSSPLPHYVAKLWANGPPGEPKGRTDALKVEMEVTSSKDPDDVTVQELTFFTVPPKLLAGAKLVSLHIQIDKLTS encoded by the exons ATGGTAGCGGCGACGGTTGGCAGCGGTGGCGGGCTCCGGCGCGGCGGCTACGGCGTTGGCGGGGTGGGGCGGCAGGCTAGGCGGCGGTGGCGCGCGTGCGGCAGCACCGCGACAGAG tgcaagggagggcacctggcctgcgcagACTGCCACGTCGAGcaccccgggaaccagcggcagtgccataagtgcgagcacggcggtggcttcgacgtgcggaacacggcggtggacactgtcctctcctcggtgagggtggagtgcccgcatgaaggctgtgggctctacgtcacttaccacaagctcgctgatcaccagagcgtgtgtccgctcgcgccctgcaaatgccccgtgacCGTTTGCGGCTACAAAGGCCCGCTGCCggcgctctcccaccacatcagcaccgtgcatcccatgcccgtgcacaggatccagtacggcaaggtgctccagcttcAAGTGCCACTATcagagccacggctcttgctgttcacggaggaggacggccgcgcgtttttcttggtcagcggcgtgctcgacatcagCGTGCCTATCGCCGTGttggtcgtctgcatcagagcagGGTCGTCCCCACTTCCGCACTatgtggccaagctgtgggcgaatggcccaccgggggagcccaaaggcaggaccgacgccctcaaggtggaaatggaggtgacaagcagcaaggatcccgacGACGTcaccgtgcaggagctgaccttcttcacagttccgcccaagctgctggccggggctaagctggtgtccctccacattcagattgacaagctcacatcctaa